Proteins encoded in a region of the Ignavibacteriales bacterium genome:
- a CDS encoding glycosyl hydrolase family 28 protein, protein MIQTENKQGSESSMKLMIRIQLAALLLASYSFAQQDSRAFSVVDFGARGDGTTLNTASIQRAVDKCAESGGVVVVPPGIFLTGSIEMKSNVELYLQKGTTILGSSRLSDYTEHRPQLRSYNDSFLRHSLFYAERRTNIAIKGEGVIDGKGEQFKVISKEKPARYKNRPYLIRFVECTEVKIEGIMLQRPACWTQQYLACENLVIHGIRVYSHANKNNDMMDIDGCRNVVISDCVGDTDDDAITLKSTSERITENVTITNCVVSSHCNALKTGTESTGGFRNIVISNIIVKPSEADSVMTGKRGGIAGIALTNVDGGIMDGISISNVIIDGPEVPIFIRLGNRGRVHYEGAPVPPVGTTRNISISDVIAKNAKSTGCSITGIPNHSLENISLRNIRISFAGGASEKSGETPKELEDQYPESTMWGQLPAYGFYVRHVKGLTLSGVDLVYEREDVRPALLLIDVADARISGFSPMISLQAEAAIVLENVNTVMISGSSVKTPTLNFIKLSGGPTGKISVIGNDLTNVKNLCPPVDRLDEILFSSSNRMK, encoded by the coding sequence ATGATCCAGACTGAAAACAAACAGGGAAGTGAGTCGTCCATGAAGCTGATGATCAGAATTCAACTTGCCGCGCTTCTCCTGGCATCGTATTCCTTCGCACAGCAGGATTCACGAGCCTTCAGTGTTGTGGACTTTGGCGCCAGGGGGGATGGGACGACACTCAATACTGCATCCATCCAGCGCGCTGTGGACAAGTGTGCTGAATCAGGCGGGGTAGTCGTAGTACCTCCAGGCATCTTCCTGACCGGTTCGATCGAAATGAAGAGCAATGTCGAGCTTTACCTGCAGAAGGGAACGACCATCCTCGGGAGCAGCCGACTCTCCGATTACACCGAGCACAGGCCCCAACTCCGGTCGTACAACGACTCATTCCTCAGGCACAGTCTCTTCTATGCAGAGCGGCGGACGAACATCGCGATCAAAGGCGAGGGGGTCATCGACGGAAAAGGGGAGCAATTCAAGGTCATCTCAAAAGAGAAACCCGCACGGTACAAGAACCGGCCGTACTTGATCCGATTCGTGGAATGTACAGAAGTGAAGATCGAAGGCATCATGCTGCAGCGTCCGGCGTGCTGGACACAGCAGTACCTTGCCTGCGAGAACCTCGTCATCCACGGCATCCGTGTCTACAGCCACGCAAACAAGAACAATGACATGATGGACATCGACGGGTGCAGAAATGTCGTCATCTCGGATTGCGTCGGTGACACGGATGATGACGCCATCACGCTGAAGAGCACATCCGAACGGATCACGGAGAACGTGACGATAACGAATTGCGTGGTGAGCAGCCACTGCAACGCGTTGAAGACGGGGACGGAATCCACAGGAGGATTCCGGAATATCGTGATCTCCAATATCATCGTAAAACCGTCCGAGGCTGACTCCGTGATGACCGGAAAACGTGGAGGAATCGCCGGTATTGCATTGACCAATGTCGATGGCGGCATCATGGATGGGATTTCTATTTCGAATGTCATCATCGACGGCCCCGAAGTTCCGATATTCATCCGGCTGGGGAATCGCGGAAGAGTACACTACGAAGGCGCGCCCGTGCCCCCCGTTGGAACGACCAGGAACATCAGCATCAGCGACGTCATCGCGAAGAACGCGAAGTCGACCGGCTGTTCGATCACGGGGATTCCGAATCACTCGCTGGAGAATATCTCCTTGAGGAATATCCGGATCTCATTTGCCGGGGGCGCGTCGGAGAAGTCGGGTGAAACTCCGAAGGAATTGGAAGACCAGTATCCTGAATCGACCATGTGGGGCCAGCTACCGGCGTACGGATTCTACGTCCGGCACGTGAAGGGATTGACCTTGTCAGGTGTTGATCTTGTGTACGAACGGGAAGACGTGCGCCCGGCGCTTCTGTTGATTGATGTGGCCGACGCAAGAATCTCAGGCTTCAGTCCGATGATCTCCTTGCAGGCCGAGGCAGCCATTGTTCTGGAGAATGTGAACACCGTGATGATCTCAGGATCGAGCGTGAAAACACCGACTCTCAATTTCATCAAATTGTCGGGTGGCCCGACCGGCAAGATTTCAGTCATCGGCAATGATCTGACGAATGTGAAGAACCTCTGTCCGCCGGTGGACAGGCTCGATGAGATACTCTTCTCCTCGTCCAACAGAATGAAATAG
- a CDS encoding T9SS type A sorting domain-containing protein, which yields MNLQLTSTFSWNAVSGATGYQLDVSKVQTFSPLTLSDSALTTNSKAVGPLSLNTTYFWRVRAKNDGGWGDYSLTRAFSTIRTTSVEQIGSGIPTEYGLSQNYPNPFNPTTTIQFDLPKSGFVSLKVFDLLGRQAATLISEELDAGYYRSVWRANVPSGVYFYRIQAGEFSQTKRLILLK from the coding sequence ATGAACCTCCAACTGACCAGTACGTTCAGCTGGAACGCGGTTTCAGGAGCTACCGGGTATCAGCTGGACGTCTCGAAGGTGCAAACATTCTCGCCACTCACACTATCCGATTCGGCTCTCACCACCAATTCAAAGGCCGTTGGACCTCTCTCGCTGAACACAACCTACTTCTGGCGAGTCCGAGCCAAGAACGACGGCGGGTGGGGGGATTATTCGTTAACGAGAGCGTTCAGCACCATCCGGACGACATCGGTGGAACAGATCGGAAGCGGCATACCAACGGAATACGGTTTGAGCCAGAACTATCCCAACCCATTCAATCCAACTACGACAATCCAGTTTGATTTGCCGAAGTCGGGGTTTGTGTCTCTGAAGGTGTTCGATCTCCTTGGCCGTCAGGCAGCGACGCTGATTTCAGAGGAGTTGGATGCGGGCTACTACAGAAGCGTCTGGCGGGCGAACGTGCCGAGCGGCGTGTATTTCTACCGCATACAGGCGGGGGAGTTCAGTCAGACGAAGAGGCTGATTCTATTGAAGTAA
- a CDS encoding heparinase II/III family protein: MHLVRLIHLLLLCFMTTGVIVGKKRDLLSKSYTTDYLRKTLATQSSWHPFPKASERASWEALPEALKKSYIGRGDEALQYQWPDLTAAMYLTYVRKGIRTEYDRPYRERRQKLQSLVLAECLEGKGRFLDKIAEGIWLLSEESSWVVPAHLSALQSSPGLPDKSSPVVDLYCGETANLLAWTYYLLGDGLSKVSPLLPERIKHELNARLLTPCMQRDDFWWMMTPGKEQPGRSINNWTSWICSNWLAAVLLVEENDETRQRAVSRIAMILDRFVNSYPDDGGVDEGPNYWNHSVGSLYESLVLLGSATGTTSPLMSHPLIREMGRYIYRTHVADDYFVTISDSPVKIPFPSSLAVLFGRDVHDDYLSELGGALALRQGIFTTGIRGSMTRQLLFLFNADVIRNQTPKRPLLRDVWLPQTQFFAARERANTSEGFYLAAQGLHNGKSHNHNDVGNFLLYVDGKPFIIDVGPEGYNAKTFSSSRYDIWTMQSAFHNLPTINGVMQKDGKQYAARDVQYHANDDSAVFSLDIAGAYPSDANTAKWNRTLRLDRRTGTVLLRESYSLNAPGKELLMTFMTCGKTLRSKPGVLVVNLGNGKGATTATQIEIGFDPSIVTQKIETVKIADEELRNEWGESVQRIVFSVVHPGMTGTLDFTFKRK, encoded by the coding sequence ATGCACCTGGTACGATTGATTCACCTGCTGTTGCTTTGCTTCATGACAACAGGTGTGATCGTTGGAAAGAAACGTGATCTGCTCAGCAAATCGTATACTACTGATTACCTCCGAAAAACACTCGCGACCCAATCGAGCTGGCATCCCTTTCCCAAAGCGTCAGAAAGAGCATCCTGGGAAGCTCTCCCTGAAGCTCTCAAGAAGTCATATATCGGGAGAGGCGACGAAGCATTGCAGTATCAATGGCCGGATCTTACCGCCGCGATGTACCTTACATACGTCCGCAAAGGAATCCGCACTGAGTATGACAGACCCTATCGTGAAAGACGGCAGAAACTTCAGAGTCTCGTCCTCGCGGAGTGCCTGGAAGGCAAAGGCCGGTTTCTCGACAAGATAGCCGAAGGCATCTGGCTTCTGAGCGAGGAGTCTTCGTGGGTCGTTCCGGCTCATCTCAGCGCCCTTCAGTCATCGCCCGGCCTCCCGGACAAGTCAAGTCCAGTCGTCGATCTCTACTGCGGCGAAACGGCGAACCTTCTGGCATGGACGTACTACCTGCTCGGCGATGGGTTGTCCAAGGTATCTCCTTTGCTGCCCGAACGAATCAAACACGAGTTGAACGCGAGGCTGCTGACACCCTGCATGCAGCGGGACGATTTTTGGTGGATGATGACGCCGGGGAAGGAACAGCCGGGGCGCTCCATCAACAACTGGACATCCTGGATCTGCTCAAACTGGCTTGCCGCTGTCTTGCTCGTTGAAGAGAACGATGAAACGCGTCAACGCGCTGTTTCCAGGATCGCGATGATACTCGACCGATTCGTGAACAGCTATCCTGACGATGGGGGCGTCGATGAGGGCCCCAACTACTGGAACCACTCAGTTGGTTCTCTCTATGAGTCACTTGTACTCCTCGGCAGTGCGACGGGAACCACAAGCCCATTGATGTCACACCCGCTCATCCGTGAGATGGGACGTTACATTTACCGGACGCACGTGGCTGACGATTACTTTGTGACCATTTCTGACTCTCCCGTGAAAATCCCCTTCCCGTCTTCTCTGGCAGTTCTGTTTGGACGCGACGTGCACGACGATTACCTTTCCGAACTGGGTGGAGCGTTGGCTCTCCGGCAGGGGATCTTCACCACTGGCATTCGCGGCAGCATGACGCGGCAGCTTCTTTTTCTCTTCAACGCTGATGTGATTCGGAATCAAACTCCCAAACGACCGCTTCTGCGGGACGTGTGGCTTCCGCAGACTCAGTTCTTCGCGGCAAGAGAACGTGCAAACACGTCTGAGGGATTCTATCTGGCTGCCCAGGGTCTCCACAACGGAAAGAGTCACAACCACAACGACGTCGGGAATTTTCTCTTGTATGTCGATGGCAAACCGTTCATCATTGACGTCGGACCCGAAGGTTACAATGCCAAGACATTCAGCAGCAGCCGGTACGACATCTGGACGATGCAGTCGGCCTTCCACAATCTCCCGACGATTAACGGAGTGATGCAGAAGGACGGGAAGCAATACGCCGCGCGGGATGTTCAGTACCACGCCAACGATGACTCCGCGGTGTTCTCGCTCGATATCGCTGGAGCGTATCCTTCTGATGCAAACACCGCGAAGTGGAATCGGACGCTGAGGCTGGATCGGAGAACGGGAACGGTTCTCCTCCGGGAGAGTTATTCGCTCAATGCCCCGGGGAAGGAACTGCTTATGACGTTCATGACTTGCGGCAAAACGCTCAGGAGCAAACCAGGGGTCCTTGTGGTCAACCTCGGCAATGGCAAAGGAGCAACAACAGCCACTCAGATTGAGATCGGGTTTGATCCGTCAATTGTCACTCAAAAGATCGAGACCGTGAAAATCGCGGATGAGGAGCTTCGAAACGAGTGGGGGGAATCCGTACAGCGGATCGTGTTCAGCGTCGTTCATCCAGGGATGACCGGGACACTCGACTTCACATTCAAACGGAAATAG
- a CDS encoding SRPBCC family protein, which produces MTIHHLKRQQLFRQSSDELFAFFSRPENLATMTPSSLRFQLITPSPIVMKESAVIDYTISVSGIPLRWTTLITAYEPNRRFADLQLRGPYAYWHHTHSFTETDDGTIMTDEVHYALPFGIFGTIAHALFVKRQLDTIFAFRRATLEKIFPDAPVPDTIAAPTRSTNRRTIRASRRKKAS; this is translated from the coding sequence ATGACAATCCACCATCTGAAACGGCAGCAGCTGTTCCGCCAATCGAGTGACGAACTGTTCGCGTTTTTCTCCCGGCCGGAGAACCTTGCGACGATGACACCGTCGTCCCTTCGGTTTCAACTGATCACTCCTTCCCCGATCGTCATGAAAGAATCGGCGGTCATCGACTACACCATCAGTGTATCAGGAATACCGCTGCGGTGGACGACGCTGATCACGGCATATGAGCCGAATCGCCGGTTTGCCGATCTCCAGCTGCGCGGGCCCTACGCCTACTGGCATCATACGCATTCATTCACAGAAACCGACGACGGAACCATCATGACAGACGAGGTTCACTATGCCCTGCCGTTCGGAATCTTCGGTACGATCGCCCACGCGTTGTTCGTGAAGCGGCAGCTCGACACCATCTTCGCATTCCGCAGGGCGACTCTCGAAAAGATCTTTCCGGACGCCCCTGTTCCGGACACCATCGCGGCTCCCACGCGTTCCACAAACCGCCGTACCATTCGTGCCTCCAGGAGAAAGAAAGCATCATGA